The following proteins come from a genomic window of Drosophila willistoni isolate 14030-0811.24 unplaced genomic scaffold, UCI_dwil_1.1 Seg485, whole genome shotgun sequence:
- the LOC124461452 gene encoding uncharacterized protein LOC124461452 → MCGCRDADAKLHEIIKQAFSSDATTAKPLSSPEETQALTRLESTTALKNGRYEVEKVRLVWDAAAQSGGKALNDYIWSGPDLLNSLFDLLLSFRVGRVAICGDIAEMFHQIRVRPADTHAQRFLWFDSKSERQEPNVYVMELLTFGINCAPCIAHFIRDKNADRFCQQYPQAAQAMKDYHYVDDFIYSGDNYVEVGNIATQVRDIHATGGFHIRNWSSNSKEVLRILKSDSLLPEAVEITATEKFVRLKRNVLDSDKTPTKRELLQVLMSMYDPLGFISCFTIELKILLQEVWRSGIGWDTGLPDALLPKWIRWKQILTTIAGLTIPRCYFNSSDQIHDVQLHTFVDASELAYAAVYYLRIRQGERTYLSFVASKAKVAPLSPLSIPRMELQAAVIGAKLSNRIQRNPSLSINSSCYWSDSKTVLKWLRMDLRKFQQFVMHRVGEILEFTNVSQWNWVPTNLNPADLATKTNNANKYKTWLHGPDYLLQNQHEWPKCDDLGPPNNAEVRHNILFIDNSPMELKLNAEYFSDWRRLYRALARFILYIEKLKAKQKKASPPTEVSYEMIQQARTLLLRHAQSSEFNPEIRNLTRGENQLLRTRGRAENLNGQNQILLPYGHHITRLIVNWYHQKMHHTSHETYINRIRGMFYIPRLRVLYKGMRKSCQRCKNESAMPVPPQMAPLPIARLAAYQRPFTYVGIDYFGPFLVAVGRRSEKR, encoded by the exons ATGTGTGGATGCCGAGACGCAGACGCCAAGCTGCATGAGATCATCAAACAAGCGTTCTCATCAGACGCTACCACAGCAAAACCGCTATCATCACCAGAAGAAACTCAAGCTCTAACCAGACTTGAATCTACTACCGCCTTGAAGAACGGCAGGTACGAGGTCG AGAAGGTCCGGCTTGTATGGGACGCAGCCGCCCAATCCGGCGGCAAGGCCCTGAATGACTACATCTGGAGTGGTCCAGATCTCCTAAACTCCCTGTTTGACCTCTTACTCTCATTCCGAGTGGGACGAGTGGCGATCTGTGGCGATATCGCCGAGATGTTCCACCAGATCCGAGTAAGACCAGCAGACACCCATGCGCAAAGGTTTCTGTGGTTCGACAGCAAATCCGAGAGGCAAGAGCCTAACGTCTATGTTATGGAACTGCTTACTTTCGGAATCAATTGCGCACCCTgcattgcacactttattCGTGACAAAAATGCAGATCGATTCTGCCAACAGTACCCTCAAGCAGCACAAGCCATGAAGGACTACCACTACGTGGATGATTTTATATACAGCGGCGACAACTACGTGGAAGTCGGAAACATCGCAACCCAAGTTAGAGACATCCATGCAACAGGTGGTTTCCACATACGCAATTGGTCTTCGAACTCAAAGGAGGTCCTACGAATACTAAAGAGCGATTCGCTACTCCCCGAAGCTGTCGAAATTACCGCAACAGAAAAG TTCGTCAGGCTGAAGCGCAACGTTTTAGACAGCGACAAAACACCAACCAAACGCGAGCTCTTGCAAGTACTTATGTCAATGTACGACCCACTCGGCTTCATCTCATGCTTTACAATAGAGCTGAAAATCCTACTGCAAGAAGTCTGGAGAAGCGGCATTGGCTGGGATACTGGTTTGCCCGACGCATTGTTACCCAAATGGATACGATGGAAACAGATCCTTACAACGATCGCCGGATTGACCATCCCGAGATGTTATTTCAACAGCAGCGATCAAATCCATGATGTCCAGTTACACACGTTCGTTGACGCCAGCGAATTGGCATACGCAGCAGTCTACTACCTTCGGATACGCCAGGGGGAAAGAACCTACCTCAGCTTCGTGGCCTCCAAGGCGAAAGTGGCACCGTTGAGTCCACTATCTATACCAAGGATGGAACTGCAGGCCGCAGTTATCGGAGCAAAGCTGAGTAACCGAATCCAACGCAATCCAAGTTTGTCAATTAACTCTAGTTGTTATTGGTCCGACTCAAAGACTGTTCTCAAATGGCTTCGTATGGATCTACGAAAGTTTCAGCAATTCGTCATGCACCGCGTGGGCGAAATACTGGAATTCACAAACGTTAGCCAATGGAACTGGGTTCCAACCAACCTTAACCCTGCAGATCTTGctactaaaacaaacaacgccaataaatataaaacttggctACACGGTCCAGACTATTTGCTGCAGAATCAACACGAGTGGCCAAAATGCGATGATTTGGGGCCACCAAACAATGCTGAAGTCAGGCATAACATACTCTTCATCGACAATTCGCCGATGGAGCTAAAACTTAACGCGGAATATTTTTCCGACTGGCGCAGGCTATATCGAGCTTTAGCGCGCTTTATTCTCTACATTGAGAAACTcaaagcgaaacaaaagaaggCATCGCCACCTACAGAGGTGTCTTACGAGATGATTCAGCAGGCACGCACACTCCTACTGCGGCATGCGCAGTCATCTGAATTCAACCCAGAAATTCGCAACTTAACGAGAG GTGAAAACCAGCTCCTACGTACCCGAGGGCGAGCAGAAAACCTAAACggccaaaaccaaatactGCTCCCATATGGGCACCACATTACTCGGCTCATAGTGAACTGGTATCATCAGAAAATGCACCACACATCCCATGAGACGTATATTAACAGGATTCGAGGCATGTTTTACATACCACGTCTACGAGTCTTATACAAAGGCATGCGGAAGTCTTGCCAACGCTGTAAAAATGAGAGCGCCATGCCTGTTCCACCGCAAATGGCTCCCTTGCCCATCGCCAGGCTGGCTGCCTACCAACGTCCCTTCACTTACGTCGGTATCGACTACTTCGGGCCCTTCTTGGTTGCTGTAGGACggcgaagcgaaaaaagatga